One Sphaerisporangium krabiense DNA segment encodes these proteins:
- a CDS encoding NAD(P)H-binding protein produces the protein MSSTFLVTGATGNVGRHAVTLLLEAGARVRALTRDPAAARLPDGAEAVGGDLTEPDSLKAALDGVDGVFLVWPTVSGDHAAPAAVETLAGAAGHIVYLSARGVSDAPEESQGFILGSHARMERLIAASGAAWTFLRPSGFAVNTLQWAEQIRTTGTVRWVYGNAGRSLIHERDIAAVGVRALLDDGHAGAAHVLTGPRTLTQIEQVAAIGTAIGRPVRWVETPAEEVRRGILARGYPAEMADAILAGQAAMAASPEPVTPTVEQVTGRPATSYLQWAADHADAFR, from the coding sequence ATGTCCTCGACGTTCCTGGTCACGGGTGCCACGGGCAACGTCGGCCGCCACGCCGTCACGCTGCTGCTGGAGGCGGGCGCGCGCGTCCGCGCGCTGACCCGCGACCCGGCGGCCGCGCGCCTGCCCGACGGCGCCGAGGCCGTCGGCGGCGACCTGACCGAGCCCGACTCCCTGAAGGCGGCCCTGGACGGCGTGGACGGGGTGTTCCTGGTCTGGCCCACGGTGTCGGGCGACCACGCCGCGCCCGCCGCCGTCGAGACACTCGCCGGGGCGGCCGGCCACATCGTCTACCTGTCCGCGCGCGGCGTGTCGGACGCGCCGGAGGAGTCCCAGGGGTTCATCCTCGGCTCGCACGCCCGCATGGAGCGCCTCATCGCGGCCTCGGGCGCGGCCTGGACGTTCCTGCGCCCGTCCGGGTTCGCCGTCAACACCCTGCAGTGGGCCGAGCAGATCCGCACGACCGGGACCGTCCGCTGGGTGTACGGGAACGCGGGGCGCTCGCTCATCCACGAGCGCGACATCGCCGCGGTGGGGGTGCGCGCGCTGCTCGACGACGGGCACGCCGGCGCCGCGCACGTGCTGACCGGGCCGCGGACGCTGACGCAGATCGAGCAGGTCGCCGCCATCGGCACGGCGATCGGCCGTCCGGTCCGGTGGGTGGAGACGCCCGCGGAGGAGGTGCGGCGGGGGATTCTCGCGCGCGGGTATCCGGCGGAGATGGCGGACGCGATCCTCGCCGGCCAGGCCGCGATGGCCGCTTCGCCCGAGCCGGTCACCCCGACCGTGGAGCAGGTCACCGGCCGCCCCGCCACCTCCTACCTCCAGTGGGCGGCCGACCACGCCGACGCGTTCCGCTGA
- a CDS encoding ADP-ribosylglycohydrolase family protein, whose protein sequence is MVNMVGGLEFGGRVRGCLIGGAVGDALGAPIEFDSIAGIRAAHGRGGITDFVPDRRGRAGLITDDTQMTLFTVEGLIRAGVRARDRAAGDPDGEVSVVRDAYLRWLDTQRFGAPPPADGRVRSGRLREQAWLYDQRAPGNACLSGLGQDLGAPAAPGTPGAVNPDSKGCGTVMRSAPFGLAFRDPRRAFGLAAACAQITHGHPTGYLAAGAFAALVSSIAYGGTLAGALRDTLALLAEQPSNAETTAALDAAVKLAAKGDPTPEAVERLGGAWVAEEALAIAVYCALAHEADAERALLLAVNHSGDSDSTGAICGNILGALHGEAALPRRWVSRLEGRDTITALADDLTAWLTTGQADPDAYPGF, encoded by the coding sequence ATGGTGAACATGGTCGGCGGGCTGGAGTTCGGCGGCCGGGTGCGCGGCTGTCTGATCGGCGGGGCGGTGGGGGACGCGCTGGGCGCGCCGATCGAGTTCGACTCCATCGCGGGCATCCGGGCGGCGCACGGGCGTGGCGGCATCACGGACTTCGTCCCCGACCGGCGGGGACGGGCGGGGCTGATCACCGACGACACCCAGATGACGCTGTTCACGGTGGAAGGACTGATCCGCGCCGGCGTCCGCGCCCGGGACCGGGCCGCCGGGGATCCGGACGGCGAGGTGAGCGTCGTGCGTGACGCCTACCTGCGCTGGCTGGACACCCAGCGGTTCGGCGCGCCGCCTCCCGCCGACGGCCGGGTGCGCAGCGGGCGGCTGCGCGAGCAGGCGTGGTTGTACGACCAGCGCGCGCCGGGCAACGCCTGCCTGTCGGGCCTCGGGCAGGACCTCGGCGCGCCGGCCGCGCCGGGGACGCCGGGCGCGGTGAACCCCGACTCCAAGGGCTGCGGCACCGTCATGCGGTCGGCGCCGTTCGGCCTGGCGTTCCGCGATCCCCGCCGGGCGTTCGGGCTGGCCGCCGCGTGCGCGCAGATCACCCACGGCCACCCCACCGGCTATCTCGCCGCGGGCGCCTTCGCCGCCCTGGTCTCCTCCATCGCCTACGGCGGCACGCTCGCCGGGGCACTGCGGGACACGCTCGCCCTGCTGGCGGAGCAGCCGTCGAACGCCGAGACGACCGCCGCGCTCGACGCCGCCGTCAAGCTGGCCGCCAAGGGCGACCCCACGCCCGAGGCGGTGGAGCGGCTCGGCGGCGCGTGGGTGGCCGAGGAGGCGCTCGCGATCGCCGTCTACTGCGCGCTGGCGCACGAGGCCGACGCCGAGCGCGCGCTGCTGCTCGCCGTCAACCACTCAGGCGACAGCGACTCGACCGGCGCCATCTGCGGCAACATCCTCGGCGCGCTGCACGGCGAGGCCGCGCTCCCCCGGCGCTGGGTGTCGCGGCTGGAGGGCCGCGACACCATCACGGCGCTGGCGGACGACCTGACGGCCTGGCTCACCACCGGCCAGGCCGACCCGGACGCCTATCCCGGCTTCTGA
- a CDS encoding glycosyltransferase family 4 protein produces MRVAIVSESFLPQVNGVTNSLCRLLDHLAEQGHDAMVVAPNPGPRTYAGFPVHATPAFRLLPFYRSFRVGLPSRVIHRSMAEFKPDVVHLASPTVVGAAGLTAALRLGVPAVAVFQTDLAGFARQYGLRGTDALIWSWLRHVHARAALTLAPSTATMRELRAHGVPRVSLWGRGVDLDLFHPRHRSPELRRELAPDGEVVVGYVGRLAADKRVHLLAELAGLPGVRLVVVGDGPAERRLRALLPGAVFCGLRTGTDLARVLASFDVFVHTGRNETYCQAVQEALAAGVPVVAAAAGGPLDLVTPGENGLLFPPDDPAAMRAAVARLAGDAALRRRMGLAARASVLGRSWTSLCHRLFGYYQAVVGEPATVPAAWPAGTGGGQRNASAWSAAHWR; encoded by the coding sequence ATGAGAGTCGCCATCGTCTCCGAGTCGTTCCTCCCTCAGGTCAACGGCGTGACGAACTCGCTGTGCCGTCTCCTGGACCACCTCGCGGAGCAGGGGCACGACGCGATGGTCGTGGCGCCGAACCCCGGCCCGAGGACGTACGCCGGGTTCCCCGTGCACGCGACGCCCGCCTTCCGGCTGCTGCCGTTCTACCGGTCGTTCCGCGTGGGCCTGCCGAGCCGCGTCATCCACCGGTCGATGGCGGAGTTCAAACCCGACGTCGTCCACCTGGCCTCGCCGACGGTGGTCGGCGCCGCGGGGTTGACGGCGGCGCTGCGGCTCGGCGTGCCCGCGGTCGCGGTGTTCCAGACCGACCTGGCCGGGTTCGCGCGCCAGTACGGCCTGCGCGGCACCGACGCGCTGATCTGGTCCTGGCTGCGGCACGTCCACGCGCGGGCCGCGCTCACCCTGGCGCCCTCGACGGCGACGATGCGCGAGCTGCGCGCACACGGCGTCCCGCGGGTGTCGCTGTGGGGGAGGGGCGTGGACCTGGACCTGTTCCACCCGCGCCACCGCTCGCCGGAGCTGCGGCGTGAGCTCGCCCCGGACGGCGAGGTCGTCGTCGGGTACGTCGGGCGGCTGGCCGCCGACAAGCGCGTGCACCTGCTCGCCGAGCTGGCCGGCCTGCCCGGCGTCCGGCTCGTGGTCGTCGGGGACGGCCCGGCCGAGCGCCGGCTGCGCGCCCTGCTGCCGGGCGCGGTGTTCTGCGGCCTGCGGACCGGGACCGACCTCGCGCGCGTCCTCGCCTCGTTCGACGTCTTCGTGCACACCGGGAGGAACGAGACCTACTGCCAGGCCGTCCAGGAGGCGCTGGCCGCCGGGGTGCCCGTGGTCGCGGCGGCGGCGGGCGGACCGCTCGACCTGGTGACGCCGGGCGAGAACGGCCTGCTGTTCCCGCCGGACGACCCCGCGGCGATGCGCGCCGCCGTCGCGAGGCTGGCGGGGGACGCCGCGCTCCGCCGCCGGATGGGCCTCGCGGCCCGCGCGTCGGTGCTCGGCCGGAGCTGGACGTCGCTGTGCCACCGGCTGTTCGGGTACTACCAGGCGGTGGTGGGCGAGCCCGCCACGGTCCCCGCCGCGTGGCCGGCGGGGACCGGCGGCGGTCAGCGGAACGCGTCGGCGTGGTCGGCCGCCCACTGGAGGTAG
- a CDS encoding SGNH/GDSL hydrolase family protein has translation MTAPVTAPTTAPVTVRLVALGDSVTVGMGDPAPGGGWRGWAALLAGSLPGTVEFTNLADLGATARDLASGQLPRALDLRPTLATVLAGVNDTLRGSFDLAVIAGALERVVAGLRGTGATVLTARLPDPGLMLGIPDFVRRPLTRRVHGVNAVLDHLAGAYGTVHVDLGSHPSLYERRMWGVDRLHPSERGHRLLARLFAAGLAEHGHAGITPPSPEPAGREPSAWASARWMAVEGTGWVVRRSRDFLPQFCGLVASEAWHEIRGRTGTLDDLLRSELDAVLRRLGPPGGAPAAASGA, from the coding sequence ATGACCGCACCGGTGACCGCGCCGACGACCGCGCCGGTGACCGTGCGGCTCGTCGCGCTCGGCGACTCCGTCACCGTCGGGATGGGCGACCCGGCACCCGGGGGAGGCTGGCGCGGGTGGGCGGCCCTGCTCGCCGGATCGCTGCCCGGGACGGTCGAGTTCACCAACCTCGCCGACCTCGGCGCGACGGCGCGCGACCTCGCGTCCGGCCAGCTCCCGAGGGCCCTCGACCTGCGGCCGACGCTGGCCACGGTGCTCGCGGGCGTCAACGACACGCTGCGCGGCTCCTTCGACCTGGCCGTCATCGCCGGCGCCCTGGAACGCGTCGTCGCGGGGCTGCGCGGCACGGGCGCGACCGTCCTCACCGCCCGCCTGCCCGACCCCGGGCTCATGCTCGGCATCCCGGACTTCGTGCGCCGCCCGCTCACGCGCCGCGTGCACGGCGTGAACGCCGTCCTGGACCACCTGGCCGGCGCGTACGGGACCGTCCACGTCGACCTCGGCTCGCACCCGTCGCTGTACGAACGGCGCATGTGGGGGGTGGACAGGCTGCACCCGAGCGAGCGCGGGCACCGGCTGCTGGCCCGCCTGTTCGCGGCCGGGCTGGCCGAGCACGGTCACGCCGGCATCACGCCGCCGAGCCCCGAGCCGGCCGGGCGCGAGCCGTCGGCGTGGGCGAGCGCGCGGTGGATGGCCGTCGAGGGCACCGGGTGGGTCGTGCGCAGGTCCCGGGACTTCCTCCCTCAGTTCTGCGGGCTCGTCGCCAGCGAGGCGTGGCACGAGATCCGCGGCAGGACCGGGACGCTGGACGACCTGCTCCGCTCGGAGCTGGACGCCGTGCTGCGGCGCCTCGGCCCGCCCGGAGGCGCGCCCGCCGCCGCCTCCGGCGCGTGA
- a CDS encoding SCO6745 family protein, translating into MTQDPGLARRMWHQIEPVHAPFWYSPEVFAEAAALGFDVESRWPSYFAWRSAPLGAPGAELVASTFYSFSPRMVGEHVPASWTVAPPARILEARPRAVDRMYRALLGEEGLRDPGIAEAARLLREAAEAAAHAGRPLAAANAAQPWPDEPHLVLWQAIAVLREHRGDAHVAALLTAGLDPCEALVSFAAIGAAPVETFASRGWTDEEWAAACERLAARGLLDGDGAATERCRELRESIERITDDLAFAPWRALGAERCERLAKLLMPLLISALESGLLPSSNTLGIGRIPAPSR; encoded by the coding sequence ATGACCCAGGATCCCGGTCTCGCACGGCGGATGTGGCACCAGATCGAACCCGTGCACGCGCCGTTCTGGTACTCCCCCGAGGTGTTCGCCGAGGCGGCGGCGCTCGGTTTCGACGTGGAGAGCCGCTGGCCGAGCTACTTCGCCTGGCGCTCGGCGCCGCTCGGCGCGCCGGGCGCGGAGCTGGTCGCGTCCACGTTCTACAGCTTCAGCCCGCGCATGGTGGGCGAGCACGTCCCCGCCTCCTGGACGGTCGCGCCCCCGGCACGGATTCTCGAGGCCCGGCCGCGCGCCGTCGACCGCATGTACCGGGCGCTGCTGGGCGAGGAAGGGCTCCGGGACCCGGGGATCGCCGAGGCCGCGCGCCTGCTGCGGGAGGCCGCCGAGGCCGCCGCGCACGCCGGTCGCCCGCTCGCCGCCGCGAACGCCGCCCAGCCGTGGCCGGACGAGCCGCACCTGGTGCTGTGGCAGGCCATCGCCGTGCTGCGCGAGCACCGGGGCGACGCGCACGTCGCGGCGCTGCTGACCGCGGGCCTGGACCCCTGCGAGGCGCTCGTGTCCTTCGCGGCGATCGGCGCCGCGCCGGTGGAGACCTTCGCGAGCCGGGGGTGGACGGACGAGGAGTGGGCCGCCGCGTGCGAACGGCTCGCCGCCCGCGGCCTGCTGGACGGCGACGGCGCCGCGACCGAGCGCTGCCGCGAGCTGCGCGAGTCGATCGAGCGGATCACCGACGACCTGGCCTTCGCCCCGTGGCGCGCCCTCGGCGCCGAGCGCTGCGAGCGGCTCGCCAAGCTCCTCATGCCCCTGCTGATCTCCGCCCTGGAGTCGGGCCTGCTCCCGTCCTCCAACACCCTCGGCATCGGCAGGATCCCCGCTCCGTCCCGCTGA
- a CDS encoding ABC transporter ATP-binding protein — protein sequence MSDRTVAPARPRPPAGGGPFGRGPFGGGMPAEKSMDFGPSARRLIRRLDPERPRILAVIALAVAGVAFSVIGPKILGHATDLIFSGIVSRQFPAGTTAEQAVAAARASGNGNLADMLARMHLVPGHGIDFAALGTTLAWALGLYVAASAFMWLQGYLLNDVTQRTVYRLRAEVEDKLNRLPLKFFDGQPRGELLSRVTNDIDNVSQTLQQTLSQLLTSLLTVVGVLATMIFISPLLAVIALVTIPVSMVVTSMIAKRSQKLFVAQWAHTGSLNAHIEEAFTGHELVKVFGRGPEVEEVFRQRNEELYKAGFGAQFISGVVMPTMMFIGNLNYVAIAVVGGLRVATGAMSLGDVQAFIQYSRQFTQPLTQVASMTNLLQSGVASAERVFELLDAEEQTPDPAEPALPAARRGRVEFENVSFRYDPERPLIEDLSLVAEPGHTIAIVGPTGAGKTTLVNLVMRFYELDAGRITLDGVDITAMRREDLRGSIGMVLQDTWLFGGTIRDNIAYGDPTATDEQIHAAARATYVDRFVRTLPDGYDTVIDEEGGNVSAGEKQLITIARAFLADPSLLILDEATSSVDTRTEVLVQHAMAALRADRTSFVIAHRLSTIRDADLILVMEAGRIVEHGTHTELLAAQGAYHRLYASQFAGALTGDPAPAGG from the coding sequence ATGAGCGACCGGACCGTGGCGCCCGCGCGTCCGAGGCCGCCCGCGGGCGGCGGCCCGTTCGGGCGGGGGCCCTTCGGGGGCGGGATGCCCGCGGAGAAGTCGATGGACTTCGGGCCGTCCGCGCGGCGGCTGATCCGCCGGTTGGACCCCGAGCGCCCGCGGATCCTCGCGGTGATCGCGCTCGCCGTGGCCGGCGTGGCGTTCTCCGTCATCGGGCCGAAGATCCTCGGCCACGCGACCGACCTGATCTTCAGCGGCATCGTGAGCAGGCAGTTCCCCGCGGGGACGACCGCCGAGCAGGCCGTCGCGGCCGCACGGGCCTCGGGCAACGGCAATCTCGCGGACATGCTCGCCCGCATGCACCTCGTCCCCGGCCACGGCATCGACTTCGCGGCGCTCGGGACCACCCTGGCGTGGGCGCTCGGCCTGTACGTGGCGGCGTCGGCGTTCATGTGGTTGCAGGGCTACCTGCTCAACGACGTGACCCAGCGGACGGTGTACCGGCTGCGGGCGGAGGTCGAGGACAAGCTCAACCGGCTGCCGCTGAAGTTCTTCGACGGCCAGCCGCGCGGCGAGCTGCTCAGCCGCGTCACCAACGACATCGACAACGTCTCCCAGACCCTGCAGCAGACGCTGAGCCAGCTGCTGACCTCGCTGCTGACCGTCGTCGGCGTGCTCGCCACGATGATCTTCATCTCGCCGCTGCTCGCGGTCATCGCCCTGGTCACCATCCCCGTCTCGATGGTCGTCACCAGCATGATCGCCAAGCGGTCGCAGAAGCTGTTCGTCGCCCAGTGGGCGCACACCGGCTCCCTGAACGCCCACATCGAGGAGGCGTTCACCGGCCACGAGCTGGTCAAGGTGTTCGGGCGCGGCCCCGAGGTCGAGGAGGTCTTCCGGCAGCGCAACGAGGAGCTCTACAAGGCGGGCTTCGGCGCGCAGTTCATCTCCGGCGTCGTCATGCCGACGATGATGTTCATCGGGAACCTCAACTACGTCGCCATCGCCGTCGTCGGCGGCCTGCGCGTCGCCACCGGGGCGATGAGCCTCGGCGACGTCCAGGCGTTCATCCAGTACTCCCGCCAGTTCACCCAGCCGCTCACCCAGGTCGCCTCGATGACGAACCTGCTGCAGTCGGGCGTGGCGTCGGCCGAGCGGGTCTTCGAGCTGCTGGACGCCGAGGAGCAGACCCCCGACCCGGCCGAGCCCGCGCTCCCCGCCGCCCGCCGCGGGCGCGTGGAGTTCGAGAACGTGTCCTTCCGGTACGACCCCGAGCGGCCCCTCATCGAGGACCTGTCGCTGGTCGCCGAGCCGGGGCACACCATCGCGATCGTCGGCCCGACGGGCGCGGGCAAGACGACGCTGGTCAACCTCGTCATGCGCTTCTACGAGCTGGACGCCGGGCGCATCACCCTGGACGGCGTCGACATCACCGCCATGCGCCGCGAGGACCTGCGGGGGAGCATCGGCATGGTGCTCCAGGACACCTGGCTGTTCGGCGGCACCATCCGCGACAACATCGCCTACGGCGACCCCACGGCCACCGACGAGCAGATCCACGCCGCGGCCAGGGCCACCTACGTCGACCGGTTCGTCCGCACCCTGCCGGACGGCTACGACACCGTGATCGACGAGGAGGGCGGCAACGTCAGCGCGGGCGAGAAGCAGCTCATCACCATCGCGCGCGCCTTCCTCGCCGACCCGTCGCTGCTCATCCTGGACGAGGCCACCAGCTCGGTCGACACCCGCACCGAGGTCCTGGTGCAGCACGCCATGGCCGCGTTGCGCGCCGACCGGACCAGCTTCGTCATCGCCCACCGGCTCTCCACGATCCGGGACGCCGACCTGATCCTCGTCATGGAGGCCGGGCGCATCGTCGAGCACGGCACCCACACCGAGCTCCTCGCCGCCCAGGGCGCCTACCACCGCCTGTACGCCTCCCAGTTCGCCGGAGCCCTCACGGGGGACCCCGCGCCAGCCGGGGGGTGA
- the lepB gene encoding signal peptidase I — protein MVTEDTKRPAKSDKRKKGSFWRELPVLVIAALLMALTIKTFLVQAFYIPSGSMENTLLLNDRVLVNKLVYHTRDVERGDVIVFSGVDSWKGEVDVPPPSNVAESVLRWIGTAFGVTPGEKDYIKRVIGVGGDTVKCCDDKGRVTVNGVPLEEESYLYPGNAPSDKTFEVKVQPGRLWVMGDHREISYDSRSHQGDKGDGAIPVDTVVGRAFIIVWPFSRLTTIPIPDTFAQPALSAVAALGGATPLVGGFACAMPLMWWRRRLLAKPYHDRRSGLAAPVRDL, from the coding sequence GTGGTCACCGAAGACACCAAGAGGCCCGCCAAGAGCGACAAGCGTAAGAAGGGCTCGTTCTGGCGTGAGCTGCCCGTTCTGGTGATCGCCGCCCTGCTGATGGCGCTGACGATCAAGACGTTCCTCGTGCAGGCGTTCTACATTCCCTCGGGGTCGATGGAGAACACGCTGCTCCTGAACGACCGGGTCCTGGTCAACAAGCTCGTCTACCACACCCGCGACGTCGAGCGCGGCGACGTCATCGTGTTCTCCGGCGTGGACTCCTGGAAGGGCGAGGTCGACGTCCCGCCGCCGTCCAACGTGGCCGAGTCCGTCCTGCGCTGGATCGGCACCGCCTTCGGCGTGACGCCCGGCGAGAAGGACTACATCAAGCGCGTGATCGGCGTCGGCGGCGACACGGTGAAGTGCTGCGACGACAAGGGGCGCGTCACGGTCAACGGCGTGCCGCTCGAGGAGGAGTCCTACCTCTACCCCGGCAACGCGCCCTCGGACAAGACCTTCGAGGTCAAGGTGCAGCCCGGCCGCCTGTGGGTGATGGGCGACCACCGGGAGATCTCCTACGACTCGCGCTCCCACCAGGGCGACAAGGGCGACGGCGCGATCCCCGTGGACACGGTCGTGGGCCGCGCGTTCATCATCGTGTGGCCGTTCTCGCGGCTGACCACGATCCCCATCCCGGACACCTTCGCCCAGCCCGCGCTCAGCGCCGTCGCCGCGCTCGGCGGGGCCACGCCGCTGGTCGGCGGCTTCGCCTGCGCGATGCCGCTGATGTGGTGGCGCAGGCGCCTGCTGGCCAAGCCCTACCACGACCGGCGCTCCGGCCTGGCGGCCCCCGTCCGCGACCTCTGA
- the ppk2 gene encoding polyphosphate kinase 2, protein MGGDGGAGKSAEAKGKDGRLRKKVYEAELFRLQGELVKLQEWVRAEGARLVVLFEGRDAAGKGSAIKRVTEYLNPRVARIVALPVPSERERTQWYFQRYIQELPAAGEIVLFDRSWYNRAGVERVMGFCTPEEYTRFLRQCPLFERLLVEDGILLRKYWFSVSDAEQERRFRSRLEDPMRRWKLSPMDMESITRWEDYSRAKDEMLVHTDIPEAPWHEVESEDKRSARINMIAHLLGSVPYHDVQRPPLELPPRPPSSGYRRLPRNERGRVPDHAATLRAHA, encoded by the coding sequence ATGGGCGGCGACGGTGGCGCGGGAAAGAGCGCCGAGGCCAAGGGGAAGGACGGGCGGCTCCGCAAGAAGGTCTACGAGGCCGAGCTGTTCCGCCTGCAGGGCGAGCTGGTCAAGCTGCAGGAATGGGTGCGGGCCGAGGGCGCGCGGCTGGTCGTGCTGTTCGAGGGCAGGGACGCGGCCGGCAAGGGCAGCGCGATCAAAAGGGTGACCGAGTACCTCAACCCGCGCGTCGCCCGGATCGTGGCGCTCCCGGTGCCGAGCGAACGCGAGCGCACCCAGTGGTACTTCCAGCGGTACATCCAAGAACTCCCGGCCGCCGGGGAGATCGTGCTGTTCGACCGGAGCTGGTACAACCGCGCCGGCGTGGAACGGGTGATGGGGTTCTGCACCCCCGAGGAGTACACGCGGTTCCTGCGCCAGTGCCCGCTGTTCGAGCGGCTGCTCGTGGAGGACGGCATCCTGCTGCGCAAGTACTGGTTCTCCGTCAGCGACGCCGAGCAGGAGCGCCGGTTCCGGTCGCGGCTGGAGGACCCCATGCGGCGGTGGAAGCTGTCCCCGATGGACATGGAGTCGATCACGCGCTGGGAGGACTACTCGCGGGCCAAGGACGAGATGCTGGTGCACACCGACATCCCGGAGGCGCCGTGGCACGAGGTCGAGAGCGAGGACAAGCGCAGCGCGCGGATCAACATGATCGCGCACCTGCTCGGCAGCGTGCCCTATCACGACGTGCAACGCCCGCCCCTGGAGCTCCCGCCGCGCCCGCCGTCGTCCGGCTACCGCCGCCTGCCGCGCAACGAACGCGGCCGCGTCCCCGACCACGCCGCCACCCTGCGCGCCCACGCCTGA
- a CDS encoding glycosyltransferase: MRIVRLANFVAPRSGGLRTALNELGSGYRAAGHEPILVIPGPAAATRDTPAGTVITIPGPVVPGTGGYRVLTARRPLRRLLDALRPDRLEVSDRTTLRWTGRWARSRGVRSVMVSHESLDGLLRLFAPDGTPVRPLADRLNRATAADFDVVVCTTAWAAAEFRRLGVPNLVQVPLGVDLDRFHPRHRDPGPPGAPGEPLIVHCSRLSAEKRPDRPIDALAELRRRGVPARLVVAGDGPRRAALRARAAGLPVTFLGHVADRDRIARLLATADVVVAPGPVETFGLAALEALAAGTPVVVSRHGALPEVVGDAGAAVDDDPRAYADAIQDLLARDEGERRRAARRRAERYGWPAAVGGFLAAHAVPDSQGARR, from the coding sequence ATGAGGATCGTCCGGCTGGCCAATTTCGTCGCCCCCCGGTCGGGCGGGCTGCGCACCGCGCTGAACGAGCTCGGATCCGGCTACCGGGCCGCCGGGCATGAACCGATCCTCGTGATCCCCGGCCCGGCGGCGGCCACGCGGGACACCCCGGCGGGCACCGTCATCACGATTCCCGGCCCGGTCGTCCCTGGCACGGGCGGATACCGGGTCCTCACCGCCCGCCGGCCGCTGCGGCGCCTGCTGGACGCGCTGCGTCCCGACCGGCTGGAGGTGTCCGACCGCACCACCCTGCGCTGGACCGGCCGCTGGGCGCGGTCGCGCGGCGTGCGCTCGGTCATGGTCTCGCACGAGAGCCTCGACGGCCTGCTGCGCCTGTTCGCCCCGGACGGGACGCCGGTCCGCCCGCTGGCCGACCGGCTCAACCGCGCCACGGCGGCGGACTTCGACGTCGTCGTCTGCACGACCGCGTGGGCGGCGGCCGAGTTCCGCCGGCTCGGCGTGCCCAACCTCGTCCAGGTGCCGCTCGGGGTGGACCTGGACCGCTTCCACCCGCGCCACCGCGACCCCGGGCCGCCCGGCGCACCGGGCGAACCGCTCATCGTCCACTGCAGCCGGCTGTCGGCGGAGAAGCGCCCGGACCGCCCGATCGACGCCCTCGCCGAGCTGCGCCGCAGGGGCGTCCCCGCCCGGCTCGTCGTCGCGGGGGACGGCCCCCGGCGCGCGGCGCTGCGGGCGCGGGCGGCGGGGCTGCCGGTGACGTTCCTCGGGCACGTCGCCGACCGCGACCGGATCGCCAGGCTCCTGGCCACCGCGGACGTGGTCGTCGCGCCGGGGCCGGTGGAGACGTTCGGCCTGGCCGCCCTGGAGGCCCTCGCCGCGGGCACGCCCGTCGTGGTGTCCCGGCACGGCGCGCTGCCCGAGGTGGTCGGCGACGCGGGCGCGGCCGTGGACGACGACCCGCGCGCGTACGCCGACGCGATCCAGGACCTGCTGGCCCGTGACGAGGGCGAGAGACGGCGGGCGGCGCGCCGCCGCGCGGAACGGTACGGCTGGCCGGCCGCGGTCGGCGGCTTCCTGGCCGCGCACGCGGTCCCGGACTCCCAGGGGGCGCGCCGATGA
- a CDS encoding NrtA/SsuA/CpmA family ABC transporter substrate-binding protein, with protein MWKTPRPHARPRRVALAALALTVAGLATACGTSSAAGGPASKGSGAVLKLQDPGNAGPLAYAKREGLLEKRLKAVGATVEWGGSYASFTATVDAVHAGSVNILTGAISPAIGYLANSPDIRIFSVTDPVTDPAAPQTDGLVVRPDSPVRSVKDLVGKQVAVNKGGKGEYLLLLALEKAGVPVDQVKRVYLNPDQGAAAFATGKVDAWWAIVRAYPEAVAKGARVIVHGRDLDDKDLTIIAARKELLDRAPAAVRVYLEVLQELTEEARKTPEKFENVFLTQGPTAVTGARLALDIETAKHAIVPRYATKEDGAYITAVADLFRKYGVVTKPIDPADVLFDLKAATTSASPAASG; from the coding sequence ATGTGGAAAACCCCCAGGCCGCACGCCCGTCCCCGGCGCGTGGCGCTCGCCGCGCTCGCCCTCACCGTCGCCGGGCTGGCGACCGCCTGCGGAACCTCCTCCGCGGCGGGCGGCCCGGCGTCCAAGGGCTCAGGAGCGGTCCTCAAGCTGCAGGACCCCGGAAACGCCGGCCCCCTGGCCTACGCCAAGCGCGAGGGCCTCCTGGAGAAACGCCTCAAGGCCGTCGGCGCCACGGTCGAGTGGGGCGGCTCCTACGCCTCGTTCACCGCCACCGTCGACGCCGTCCACGCCGGCTCGGTGAACATCCTCACCGGAGCCATCTCGCCCGCCATCGGCTACCTCGCCAACAGCCCCGACATCAGGATCTTCTCGGTCACCGACCCCGTCACCGACCCGGCGGCCCCGCAGACCGACGGCCTGGTGGTGCGGCCCGACAGCCCCGTCAGGTCCGTGAAGGACCTGGTGGGCAAGCAGGTCGCCGTCAACAAGGGCGGCAAGGGCGAGTACCTGCTCCTGCTCGCGCTGGAGAAGGCCGGCGTCCCCGTCGACCAGGTCAAGCGCGTCTACCTCAACCCCGACCAGGGCGCCGCCGCGTTCGCCACCGGCAAGGTGGACGCCTGGTGGGCCATCGTCCGCGCCTACCCCGAGGCCGTCGCCAAGGGCGCCCGGGTGATCGTGCACGGCCGCGACCTCGACGACAAGGACCTCACCATCATCGCCGCACGCAAGGAACTGCTCGACCGCGCGCCCGCGGCCGTCCGCGTCTACCTGGAGGTGCTCCAGGAACTGACCGAGGAGGCCAGGAAGACCCCGGAGAAGTTCGAGAACGTCTTCCTCACCCAGGGGCCCACCGCCGTCACCGGCGCCCGCCTCGCCCTGGACATCGAAACGGCCAAGCACGCCATCGTCCCCCGGTACGCCACCAAGGAGGACGGCGCCTACATCACCGCCGTGGCGGACCTGTTCCGCAAGTACGGGGTCGTCACCAAGCCCATCGACCCCGCCGACGTCCTCTTCGACCTCAAGGCCGCGACCACCTCCGCCTCGCCCGCCGCCTCGGGGTGA